TAACTAACGCGCACGCGCGGGTCGGCCACGACAGTAAATACATCTGCAAGCATCAGTCCAAAGAATGTTGTAGCTGCGGAGAACGCCACGACGGCCACGGTGCCGTTAACGTCATGCTGGGTAATCGACATGACTGAGAAGATCCCCATGCCATGCCACGAGAAGATTTGCTCCGTGATAGTCGCCCCCGTAAAGAGTCCGGCGATCACAAACGCGAAGTAAGTTGCCATTGGAATCAACGCGGTGCGGAGGGCGTGCTTACGCACGGCGGTCCCCTTGCGAAGGCCCTTGGCTCGGGCGGTGCGCACGTAGTCGGCGCCCAGCGTGTCCAACATCAGGTTGCGCTGGTAACGCGAATAGGTGGCGATGCCGCCAAGCGACATGGAGATTGTCGGAAGCAGCAGGTGTTGCAGTCTGTTTACCAACTCAGCGCCCGGATAGTTGCCAATGTTCCCAGTCTCACCAACAAACTCAAAGAACCCGGTTCCTGTCGCCTGATTGAAACGAACCGCCAGGATCTGCAGGATTGTCGCGATGACGATGGTAGGAGTTGAGATAACGATGAGGGCGAGCAGGGAGACGACCCTGTCCGAAACCTTGTACTGCCTCGTTGCAGTCCAAGCACCCAGAGCGACACCGCCGATGATGCCGACGAAAGACCCAATTGTGATGAGTCGCACCGAAACCCAGATGCGAGTCGCCAGAATACTGTTGACAAAGTCACCCTTTGGCGTGCGGCCCCAGTCCCAGTGGAACAGAACATTCTGTAGCCACGTTGAGTAGCGCTCCAGGAGTGGAATGTCAGGGTTGATGTTGTAGGCAGTCAACATTGCGTTGACAGAATCCACATCGAGGTTGGGGTTGGTAAAGTCAAACTGGGTGCGCGGATTCAGTGCGGTTCCCGCCAGTAGGTAGGCAAGCGAAACCGCAATAAACAGCAACACCAGGTAGTTGAGCAACCGCCTGAATAGGTACCGGTACATAAAAAATCTTTCCGTGGTCCCCGCAACTTCATCTCTGACCCACGCCAAGGCACAGAAATGCGCCCTAACAACAGGACAGGTTGCGAAGTGCCCCAAGAATAGCGCGCTGATACACCGCGCGGGCAATTGGTGGAATTTCAAGAAGAATTCCACTGCGGACGAGGACGAATTAGGCTACACAGCTATGTCGAAGATCCCCGAGACTCCCAATTTGGTCCAAATACCGAGACGAGACCGCCGCAGTGGCGCCCTCGTTCTGGTGTTGGTAGCGGCAGCGATTGTCACTGCAGCAAGCCTGCGTCCCGGGGCTACTTCTGTTGGGCCTGCGCTCCCCGAATTGATGGACTCCCTTGGAATGAGCGGAGGATTGGCGGGGCTTCTCACTGCTCTGCCCGGCATTTGCTTCGCCGCGATCGGCATCATTTCTATCAGACTTGCATCGTGGAGTGGACTAGTTGGGGCACTACTTGCGGGGTCGGTTCTAACCACTTTTGGGCTGGCGAGCTGCCATCGGTGTGTGGGCGGCGATCAGCCTTGTGGCGTTTGCGCTGTGGTTATACCTTTATTTGAGGGACGCGTCTCTGCGTAAGAAGGAGCACCCCCAACTCGTCGGCGGCCACGCTGGTCGCCAGAAGATCTGGAAGTCAAAGACAGCGGTCGCCCTCATGTTCTTCTTTGGGCTTCAGTCCATGCAGGCATACATCCAGTTTGGCTGGGCACCAGTTGCCTACAGGGCAGGAGGTTTGGATGCGACCTCTGCGGGAATAATGATTTCAATCATCGCCCTCGGCGGCATACCGGGTGGACTCGTCATGCCGTGGCTGGTTTCCCGAGGGCGTGGGCTGCAAAGCCTCATTACTGTTTTCGGTGCCCTGCTGGCTATCGGATACCTGGGGATAGCTTTTCTCCCAACGACGCTCCCCTGGCTGTGGGCGCTGTGCCTGTCAGTAGCCGGGTTTTGCTTCCCCACCGCCCTCGCCCTCATCATCGACAAGACACGTCACGCTTCCATCACTGCGGCCCTGTCCGGATTCGTCCAACCGGTCGGCTACCTGCTTGCTGCCGTGGGCCCATTCCTTGTCGGGATTACGTTCGGTGCGATTGGGAACTGGGAGCCCATCCTCATCGTCCTCGCCCTCACCGCAGTCCCCATGTCAGCGGCCGGAATCGTTGCAGTTCGCGGGGGGACTGTCGACGAACAGCTCAAGGTGACGAAGTAGGTACCTAACTCGTTCTTCCGAACCAGCGCCTCGGACTCGCGGACCTGGTCTGACAAAAGGTGGCGCTTAGCTCACCGTGGGCGTAATGCGCGAAGTTGCACGCCACGTTCGGTAACGTTTGGTGTGTGCCAAGACCACGAGGGGGTGGCAGGAATGATGCAACTGATGACCGTCCGCGCTGTGCCGTGGGAAGAGGGTCTGTGGACCCACGTACCCGAGGACGTCCGGAGCAGCCCACTGGGCCTTACCATCACGGCAACAGAGATGTCGGATGCATGGAATAGCACCGATCCCGCGAAGACGGTTCACACCGAGAACGCCCTCGTCACCGACCTTCATCAGGGCCAAGCGGTCGAGGTCGCATTCATTGCGGACATGACCGAACAGTTTGACCAGGCCGGCATCTTCATCGTTTCAGACGACGCAACGTGGGCAAAGGCGGGCATGGAGCTCTCCGACGGGCTCCTGCAGCTCACTGCGACTCTGACCCGGGGACTTTCCGACCGTTCGATGTGTCAGGTGGCCGACTGGAACGGGCGCCCGGTGCGAGTTCGAGCCGCGTGGAAACACGAGATGATGTGGATTTACGCCAGCGTTGATGGTGAGCCGCTGCAGCTAGTGCGCATGTTCCCGTTCGAGGGCGCCCTGAAGGTGAAAGCCGGTCCCTACGTTGCGTCGCCACGCCGCAAACGGCTTTCGATCACGTTCACAGAATGGCTTATCACTGAAGCTGACGATGCCGGAATCGACGACTGAATCAAGCTGGTGGAAGACGGGCGTCGTCTACCAGGTATACCCGCGCTCTTTCGCGGATTCTTCGGGGTCAGGAATGGGGGACTTGGCGGGTATCACCTCGCGGCTCGCATACCTGAAAGACCTTGGCGTTGACGCACTTTGGCTTAGTCCCTTTTACCCATCGCCCCAGGTGGATGCTGGTTACGACATTGCGGACTACCGCGACGTTGACCCAGTTTTTGGAAGCCTGGAGGACTTTGAGGCGCTGCTTCACACCGCTCATGAGCAGGGTTTAGCGGTCATTATCGACTTGGTCCCGAACCACAGTTCTGACCAACATCCCCTCTTCCAGGCCGCTCTGTGCGGTCTGCCCGGGGGTCCGGAGCGGGCCATGTACCACTTCGTCGAGGGCGACGGCGCGAGTGGGGGGCTACCGCCTAACAACTGGAAGTCGGTGTTCGGGGGACCAAGTTGGACACGCGTTGTCGAGGCCGATGGCCAGCCGGGTCAGTGGTACTACCACCTCTTTGACCCCACTCAGCCTGATTTTAACTGGGGGAATCCCCGGGTTTTGGAGTTCTTTGAGGGCGTGCTGCGCTTCTGGCTTGACCTCGGTGTAGATGGCTTTCGTATCGACGTTTCCGATGCCCTGATCAAGGACACGGCGTGGCCAGACACCGAGGGCGGATGGCCGGTCATCCCCAAGGATGCTGCGAGCCCAGTTCACGACATTTACCGCCATTTTCGCGCCGTGATGGATGAGTATCCAGAGACCATGGCAGTCATTGAGACAGGCGCTGATGACGACATCGTCGCCCTGTTCTTGAGGTCGGATGAGATGCACCAGGCGTTCAACTTCCGCTTCCTGAAGACGGGGTGGGACGGGGGAGAGATTGCGCGGGCTATCTTTGAGTCGGCTCGCGCCTTCGCCGACGTTGGCGCCGCGACCACCTGGGTGACGGACAACCACGATACGGTCCGGTCCGTCACGCGTTACGCAACCGGTGGGTCGCTGAGCGGGGCGTATGTCCCGCAAGTCGACACTGCAGGCGCTGGCAGCGAGGACGCAGCCTCTGACATCGGGGTGCGTCGGGCTCGGGCCATGGCGGTTCTACTCCTATCCCTTCCCGGCAGCGCATACATCTATGCGGGTCAGGAGTTGGGCCTTCCCGAGGTGACGGATTTGCCTGACGAGGTTCTGACAGATCCATCATTCTTCCGCACAAATGGGGCCGTTCGAGGCCGAGATGGCTGCCGCGTTCCTCTTCCCTGGTCAGGATCTGAACCGCCGTTCGGGTTTTCTCCCACAGGACCCGGGGCGCCCCCACCGCAGACCTGGCTGCCCCAGCCGGATCAGTGGGCGTCACTGACGGTCGCGCAGCAGGCCGGTGATCCGTCCTCCATGCTGAGTCTTTACCGCAACCTGCTGCGATTGCGCAGGGAAGAGCCTGCCTTGGGGTCTGGTGCTTTGGAATGGGTTTCGCCAGTTGCCGAAGTTGAAAGGACCGGGTTCCTGCATCTGCGCCTCTGGGCACTTCCAACCGTGGAGCCTAGCGAGCAGACTGCTGCCGAGACCCCAACTCAAACCACCGTTGACCTGGTCGTGAATTTCACTTCGGCGCCTGTCCCACTTCCACGCGGGTTGTCTCGAGACTGGATGCTGCTCAGCAGCGCAGCCCACCCTGGCAACGCTCGGTCTACCAGCCCAGCCCAGGACAACAGAGTCGCAGACAGCGACGTTCAACTTGGCGGTGCAACGCTGCCGGGCCACCTGCTGCCGGCGGAGTCGGCTGCGCTGTTCCGTTCGCCCGCTGCCGGCGACTGAGGCTACTGCTCTGTTCCGTTCGCCGGTTGGAGCCGACTGAGCCTGCCCGAAAGTCCACTGCGCGCGACCCAATGGAGCGCCACGCCACCGATCTTGACTCGGCGGAGCACCCCGCCATTCCTAAGGTCGCCGATATCCACTAAGGTCGCCGCTGTTCTAGCGAATTATTGGCGACCTTAGGCGACATCGGCGACCTTAGGTCTGTGGCCCAGTGCTTGCGTGTGACGGCGGCAACCTTACGTGACGGCGGATGCCGGGGGTGCCGAGTTGGCGCCTAGGCGCTGACCTCTGAACGCAGGATCGAACTCACCTCAATGACTGATGCGCTGTCGTTCAGGTCTGCAACCACCTGCTCCAAGGAACCTTCCGTGGCGCGGTGAGTGAGAATCGTCAGAACAGCAGTCTTGAGATCGCCGCTCCCCTCACTGACCTCATCGTTGGCGTCCCTCTGACTCACCGACTTGATAGAGACCCCGTTCGCAGCGAAGATGCCCGCCACTTCAGCCAGCACACCTACCCTGTCGCGAATCTCTGCCTGCACCTGGTAACGGGTAACGGCCTCCGCGCGCGGCAAGATCGGCAGGTTTGCATACACCAGTTCCCTTGGACCGTTCCCACCGTTGGCAATGTGCGAGGCCGCAGCCACAACATCTGAAAGTACGGCTGTCGCTGTCGGAGCCCCGCCTGCACCTTGACCGTAGAACATGAGCCGACCAGCAGATTCACCATCCACAACAATCGAGTTGAAAGCACCGTTGACATTGGCGAGGGCGTGGTCACGTGGGACAAGCGTGGGGTGGACCCGCACTGAAACCCATTCGGTGCCATCATCCTTCGTGACGCGTTCAGCAATTGCGAGCAGCTTGATGACGTTGCCCCCGGCCTCTGCCTCAGCAATATCGTCAGCCGTGATGCTTGAAATCCCCTCAACCGCGACGTCGTCGATAGACACCCTGGTGTGGAAGGCGAGTGACGCCAAGATGGCGCACTTCGCCGCGGCATCTAGCCCTTCAACATCTGCCGTGGGGTCAGCCTCAGCAAAGCCGAGCCGCTGGGCCTCAGCCAATGCGTCCTCATACGAAGCACCCGTCGAGGTCATCGAGTCGAGAATAAAGTTGGTAGTTCCATTGACAATGCCGAGGACGCGGAGGATCTTATCTCCCGCCAGAGACTCGCGGAGCCCATACACAACCGGAACTGCACCCGCGACGGCGGCTTCGTAGTAGAGGTCAGCACCATTCTGGGCTGCGACCTCGTACAACTCTGGGCCGTGAGCTGCAAGGAGTGCCTTGTTACCAGTCACCACGGTCTTGCCCTGGCTGAGTGCGCGCAATACCAAAGTGCGCGGCGGTTCAATACCGCCGATCAGCTCGATGACCAGATCCGCGTTGTCAATGGCCTGGTTCGCATCCGTGGTGAGCAACGCGGGATCAATCTCTACATCGCGGGGCGCAGACACGTTACGGACAACGACCGCCTGGATGTTCAGATCGGCACCGGCGCGGGCCGCAAGGTCGCCGCCTTCCTCCTGAATAAGGCGAATCACCTGTGAGCCAACGGTCCCTGCCCCAAGTACTGCGACGTTTACGGTTGCCATCTCATGTGCTCCTCTAAGGGTGAAAGTTGTGAACCTCTGGGTAGTGTCCGGCTAGATTACGCGTTATTTACCGGGTCGTGCAGTAGCGGATCAAGTTCTGGTTTACCCAGGTCCTCCGTCACCTCAAAACCCGCGATTGTCGCAAAGTAATCCCGCGGCGTTTCGGCGCGGCGAATCATGCGGAAAGACCCGTCTTCTTCAAGGAGCACCTCGGCGGAGCGAAGCTTTCCGTTGTAGTTGTACCCCATGGAGTGTCCGTGGGCCCCGGTGTCGTGCAGCACTACAAGATCGCCAATCTCAATTTCTGGAAGAGGACGATCAATGGCGAACTTGTCATTGTTTTCGCACAGTGACCCGGTCACATCGTAAACGTGGTCGAGGGGCGCATCTTCCTTCCCGGCAACCGTGATGTGATGGTATGCGCCGTACATGGCCGGGCGTAGCAGGTTCACAGCGCTGGCATCCAGGCCGACATACTGCTTGTGTGTGTCCTTGTGGTGCAGGGCAGTGGCGACCAGCCACGCATTCGGCCCGGTAATGTACCGCCCCAACTCCGTGACCACTGCAACCGGGTCCATTCCCGCGGCCACGATCGTCTCTTGGTACGCCACCTCAACTTGAGCCCCAATAGCTGTGAGGTCCGCATTGGGCTGACCGGGCTCATACGGGATACCGATGCCCCCGGAGAGGTTGATGAGGAAGAACTCCGCATCGCACTCCTCGGCAAGGTCCACAGCCAACTGGAAGAGAATCTTCGCCAGCGCCGGATAGTAACCGCCATCAGTGGTGTTTGAAGCCAGGAACGCATGAATTCCGAACCGCTTGACACCCAGTTCCTTCAGGCGGTTGATCGCTACCGGCATCTGGGCCGGAGTCAGCCCGTACTTGGCGTCCCCAGGATCCCCCATGACCCGGGTCCCCAACTTGAAGTCGCCCCCCGGGTTGTAGCGCAAGCAGATCTCTTCTGGGATACCGCCATTTTCCGCGAGAAAATCAATGTGGCTAATGTCGTCAAGGTTGATGAGGACGCCCAGTTTGCGTGCCAAACGGTACTCTTCTGCGGACGTGACATTCGAGGAGAACATGATGTCGTGCCCCTTGAAGCCCATAGCATCAGAGAGCAGGAGCTCAGTGTAAGAGGAACAGTCGACCCCACACCCTTGATCCTTGAGCAGCTTGAGGATGGCGGCATTCGGGGTTGCCTTGACCGCAAAGTACTCTTTGAAGCCCGGGTTCCACGCGAAAGCCTGTTGCAAGGCATCCACGTTGGCGCGGATTCCCGCAGCATCGTAGAGGTGGAACGGCGTCGGAATCTTCGCAACGATCTCACGTAGTTTTGCTTCTGAGGGGGCAGTGCGGGGCATTGCCAGTCCTTTCTCTAAGTGCGGCCGGGGCAGCTGCGATGCGACGGGGGATGGAGTGGGACGAGGACGAACTATTTGCGAAGTGTTGAGGACGAGGGCGGGCTACCCTTTGAGCGTCGGCAAGAGAGCCTGGAGGCGCCGCACCGCTTCAGAGGTAGTCTCAAAAGAGCCAAAAGCACTGAGGCGGAACTGCCCTTCCCCAGCAGGGCCGAAGCCGACACCCGGCGTACCAACAATCTGCGCGTTGTTCAGCAGATAGTCGAAGAACTCCCAAGAATCCATGCCACCGGGGCACTTGAACCACACGTACGGGGAGTTGTCCCCACCGACGGCTTCGATTCCGCTTCCAAGCAGTGCGTCCCGGATCAGCGCCGCATTACGCAGGTAGTAGTCAATGGCTTCCTGGACCTGCACCCGACCCTCCGGCGTGTAAATCGCGGTTGCAGCCTTCTGCACCACGTACGGTGTTCCATTGAACTTCGTTGACTGGCGGCGGTTCCACATGGCGTGCAGCGACACGCCCTCGACCTGCAGCTCCTTAGGCACGACCGTCCACGAACAACGCAACCCGGTGAACCCAGCGGTCTTAGAGAAGCTGCCGAACTCAAGAGCCACCTCCCGAGCCCCATCGATTTCGTAGATGCTTCGCGGGATCGAGTCATCCGTAATGAAAGCCCTGTAAGCGGCATCAAACAGGATGATGCTCCCGTTGTGGCGCGCGTAGTCCACCCATCCCTCTAACTCCGAACGGGTCAATGTGGTCCCGGTGGGATTGTTGGGGTAGCAGAGATAAATCAGGTCAACGTGTTCGCTGGGAAACGGCGGCTTGTAGCCGTTCGCTTCCGTGCAACTGAGGTATGTCAGATTCGACCAGGTGCCGTCCCTGTATTCCCCCAACCGACCCGCCATGGCATTGGAGTCCACGTAAACGGGATACACCGGATCCGCCACTGCGACCGACGCATCAACCGAGAACAGCTCTTGGATGTTGCCCGTGTCTGATTTCGCACCGTCACCGACAAAGATCTCATCAGGGTCGACACTGACGCCGATCACACCGTACTCTCCCTCCGCGATCGCCTCACGAAGGAAGCCATAGCCCTGCTCAGGCCCATAGCC
This genomic stretch from Schaalia sp. JY-X169 harbors:
- a CDS encoding ABC transporter permease, with amino-acid sequence MYRYLFRRLLNYLVLLFIAVSLAYLLAGTALNPRTQFDFTNPNLDVDSVNAMLTAYNINPDIPLLERYSTWLQNVLFHWDWGRTPKGDFVNSILATRIWVSVRLITIGSFVGIIGGVALGAWTATRQYKVSDRVVSLLALIVISTPTIVIATILQILAVRFNQATGTGFFEFVGETGNIGNYPGAELVNRLQHLLLPTISMSLGGIATYSRYQRNLMLDTLGADYVRTARAKGLRKGTAVRKHALRTALIPMATYFAFVIAGLFTGATITEQIFSWHGMGIFSVMSITQHDVNGTVAVVAFSAATTFFGLMLADVFTVVADPRVRVS
- a CDS encoding MFS transporter; this translates as MGWRAAIGVWAAISLVAFALWLYLYLRDASLRKKEHPQLVGGHAGRQKIWKSKTAVALMFFFGLQSMQAYIQFGWAPVAYRAGGLDATSAGIMISIIALGGIPGGLVMPWLVSRGRGLQSLITVFGALLAIGYLGIAFLPTTLPWLWALCLSVAGFCFPTALALIIDKTRHASITAALSGFVQPVGYLLAAVGPFLVGITFGAIGNWEPILIVLALTAVPMSAAGIVAVRGGTVDEQLKVTK
- a CDS encoding DUF1349 domain-containing protein; amino-acid sequence: MMQLMTVRAVPWEEGLWTHVPEDVRSSPLGLTITATEMSDAWNSTDPAKTVHTENALVTDLHQGQAVEVAFIADMTEQFDQAGIFIVSDDATWAKAGMELSDGLLQLTATLTRGLSDRSMCQVADWNGRPVRVRAAWKHEMMWIYASVDGEPLQLVRMFPFEGALKVKAGPYVASPRRKRLSITFTEWLITEADDAGIDD
- a CDS encoding glycoside hydrolase family 13 protein, which gives rise to MPESTTESSWWKTGVVYQVYPRSFADSSGSGMGDLAGITSRLAYLKDLGVDALWLSPFYPSPQVDAGYDIADYRDVDPVFGSLEDFEALLHTAHEQGLAVIIDLVPNHSSDQHPLFQAALCGLPGGPERAMYHFVEGDGASGGLPPNNWKSVFGGPSWTRVVEADGQPGQWYYHLFDPTQPDFNWGNPRVLEFFEGVLRFWLDLGVDGFRIDVSDALIKDTAWPDTEGGWPVIPKDAASPVHDIYRHFRAVMDEYPETMAVIETGADDDIVALFLRSDEMHQAFNFRFLKTGWDGGEIARAIFESARAFADVGAATTWVTDNHDTVRSVTRYATGGSLSGAYVPQVDTAGAGSEDAASDIGVRRARAMAVLLLSLPGSAYIYAGQELGLPEVTDLPDEVLTDPSFFRTNGAVRGRDGCRVPLPWSGSEPPFGFSPTGPGAPPPQTWLPQPDQWASLTVAQQAGDPSSMLSLYRNLLRLRREEPALGSGALEWVSPVAEVERTGFLHLRLWALPTVEPSEQTAAETPTQTTVDLVVNFTSAPVPLPRGLSRDWMLLSSAAHPGNARSTSPAQDNRVADSDVQLGGATLPGHLLPAESAALFRSPAAGD
- a CDS encoding homoserine dehydrogenase; translated protein: MATVNVAVLGAGTVGSQVIRLIQEEGGDLAARAGADLNIQAVVVRNVSAPRDVEIDPALLTTDANQAIDNADLVIELIGGIEPPRTLVLRALSQGKTVVTGNKALLAAHGPELYEVAAQNGADLYYEAAVAGAVPVVYGLRESLAGDKILRVLGIVNGTTNFILDSMTSTGASYEDALAEAQRLGFAEADPTADVEGLDAAAKCAILASLAFHTRVSIDDVAVEGISSITADDIAEAEAGGNVIKLLAIAERVTKDDGTEWVSVRVHPTLVPRDHALANVNGAFNSIVVDGESAGRLMFYGQGAGGAPTATAVLSDVVAAASHIANGGNGPRELVYANLPILPRAEAVTRYQVQAEIRDRVGVLAEVAGIFAANGVSIKSVSQRDANDEVSEGSGDLKTAVLTILTHRATEGSLEQVVADLNDSASVIEVSSILRSEVSA
- a CDS encoding diaminopimelate decarboxylase, coding for MPRTAPSEAKLREIVAKIPTPFHLYDAAGIRANVDALQQAFAWNPGFKEYFAVKATPNAAILKLLKDQGCGVDCSSYTELLLSDAMGFKGHDIMFSSNVTSAEEYRLARKLGVLINLDDISHIDFLAENGGIPEEICLRYNPGGDFKLGTRVMGDPGDAKYGLTPAQMPVAINRLKELGVKRFGIHAFLASNTTDGGYYPALAKILFQLAVDLAEECDAEFFLINLSGGIGIPYEPGQPNADLTAIGAQVEVAYQETIVAAGMDPVAVVTELGRYITGPNAWLVATALHHKDTHKQYVGLDASAVNLLRPAMYGAYHHITVAGKEDAPLDHVYDVTGSLCENNDKFAIDRPLPEIEIGDLVVLHDTGAHGHSMGYNYNGKLRSAEVLLEEDGSFRMIRRAETPRDYFATIAGFEVTEDLGKPELDPLLHDPVNNA
- a CDS encoding LL-diaminopimelate aminotransferase, with translation MLNEEFQKIPSSYLFSDIAKKVGKYQETHPDQQVLRLGIGDVTLPLAPAVVAALHEAVDEQASSETFAGYGPEQGYGFLREAIAEGEYGVIGVSVDPDEIFVGDGAKSDTGNIQELFSVDASVAVADPVYPVYVDSNAMAGRLGEYRDGTWSNLTYLSCTEANGYKPPFPSEHVDLIYLCYPNNPTGTTLTRSELEGWVDYARHNGSIILFDAAYRAFITDDSIPRSIYEIDGAREVALEFGSFSKTAGFTGLRCSWTVVPKELQVEGVSLHAMWNRRQSTKFNGTPYVVQKAATAIYTPEGRVQVQEAIDYYLRNAALIRDALLGSGIEAVGGDNSPYVWFKCPGGMDSWEFFDYLLNNAQIVGTPGVGFGPAGEGQFRLSAFGSFETTSEAVRRLQALLPTLKG